In a single window of the Candoia aspera isolate rCanAsp1 chromosome 14, rCanAsp1.hap2, whole genome shotgun sequence genome:
- the COG7 gene encoding conserved oligomeric Golgi complex subunit 7 isoform X1, producing MDFSKFLADDFEVKAWVNGAFQAVQQEAPGKVDAHAATLVMKLQLFIQEVNNAVEETSHQALQSMPRVLREVEALKQEAAFLKEQMVLVREDIKKLEEDTAQSMQVLVKLDHVKSRMQLAVDSLQEADKWTTLSADIEETFKTQDVSLISNKLTSMQNSLAVLVDTPDYSEKCVHLEALKNRLEALASPQIVSAFSTQSVDQARLFVKVFTEIDRMPQLLAYYYKCHKVQLVAAWQDLCQSDLLLDRQLTELYEALLGMWHSQLQWTTQVFQNPHQVVTVLLLQVLGALTPSVPTCLSADMDRCGPESKLSRLLELYGTTVYFAHGLEVAMLPSLRACNLVKVAELVDAVFGPYKPFQLQYRALEEENLLIQMSAIPLEHGEVMDCVQELSHSVNRLFGLALVAVDNCLTLTDGLGVGGLLTALQALFNKYASDFSNTLQSVRKKCQLDDIPSDSLFQEDWTAFQNAVRIITACGELLRQCRDLEQQLANRILSAAGKFLSESYRPCSLSGFQDPGPERQSHTKNPWQEYCYLQQESPAEYAALLETLYMLKEKGTSHSLLSVPRSAFARLNQLAHQLAFDSVFLRIKQQLLLGAKMESWSASSAGEILTDDLPGFSLTPLEYISNIGQYIMSLPLHLEPFVTQEDPALELALHAGKLPFPPEPGDEVPELDNMADYWLGALARATMQTYCEVILQIPELTPHSTKQLATDIEYLINVMDALGLQPSKALQDTVALLKTKPEDYKQAARNFPRRLAGKIAAMRHLDC from the exons ATGGATTTCTCCAAGTTCCTGGCTGACGATTTTGAGGTCAAGGCCTGGGTGAATGGGGCCTTCCAGGCCGTGCAGCAGGAAGCCCCGGGCAAAGTGGATGCTCACGCAGCTACCCTGGTGATGAAGTTGCAGCTTTTCATCCAAGAAGTCAACAATGCTGTGGAAG AGACGAGCCACCAGGCTCTCCAGAGCATGCCCAGAGTTCTGCGGGAAGTGGAAGCCTTAAAGCAAGAGGCAGCATTCCTGAAGGAGCAAATGGTCTTGGTGAGGGAGGATATTAAGAAGCTGGAGGAGGACACCGCTCAGTCAATGCAG GTCTTAGTCAAACTCGATCATGTGAAATCCCGAATGCAGCTAGCTGTTGACTCCCTCCAGGAAGCAGACAAGTGGACCACCCTCAGTGCAGACATCGAAGAGACATTTAAAACACAG GATGTGTCTCTGATCTCTAACAAGCTGACCAGCATGCAGAACAGTCTGGCTGTGCTGGTAGACACGCCGGACTATTCAGAGAAGTGTGTGCACCTGGAGGCACTCAAGAACCGCCTGGAGGCCTTGGCCAGCCCACAGATCGTCTCTGCTTTCAGCACTCAGTCTGTGG ATCAGGCCCGGCTGTTTGTGAAAGTCTTCACGGAAATTGACCGAATGCCCCAGCTGCTGGCCTACTACTACAAGTGCCACAAG GTGCAGTTGGTGGCAGCATGGCAGGATCTGTGCCAGTCAGACCTCCTCCTGGATCGGCAGTTGACCGAGCTCTATGAGGCGCTGCTGGGGATGTGGCACTCACAGCTGCAGTGGACCACACAG GTTTTCCAGAACCCCCACCAGGTCGTGACTGTCCTACTGCTCCAGGTGCTGGGCGCCCTGACACCCTCCGTCCCCACCTGCCTCAGTGCCGACATGGACCGGTGTGGCCCGGAAAGCAAGCTGAGTCGACTCCTGGAGCTGTACGGCACCACTGTCTACTTTGCCCACGGGCTGGAGGTTGCCATGCTGCCCAGTCTGA GGGCGTGTAACTTGGTGAAGGTGGCCGAACTGGTGGACGCCGTCTTCGGCCCTTACAAGCCCTTCCAGCTGCAGTACCGGGCCTTGGAGGAGGAGAATCTGCTCATCCAGATGAGTGCCATCCCTCTG GAACACGGGGAAGTGATGGACTGTGTCCAAGAGCTCAGCCATTCCGTGAACAGGCTCTTTGGCTTGGCCTTGGTGGCTGTGGACAACTGTCTCACGCTGACTGACGGGCTGGGCGTGGGTGGGCTCCTCACTGCCCTGCAGGCTCTTTTCAACAA ATACGCCTCGGACTTCAGCAACACCCTGCAGTCAGTCAGGAAGAAATGCCAGTTGGATGACATCCCTTCTGATTCCCTCTTCCAGGAAGACTGGACCGCTTTTCAGAATGCAGTTCG AATAATTACCGCCTGTGGGGAGCTCCTGCGGCAGTGCAGAGACCTTGAGCAGCAACTGGCAAACAG GATCCTCTCCGCAGCAGGGAAGTTCCTCTCAGAGTCCTACCGTCCCTGCAGCCTGAGTGGCTTCCAGGATCCtggcccagagaggcagagccacACCAAGAACCCCTGGCAGGAATACTGCTACCTGCAGCAGGAGAGCCCAGCGGAGTACGCCGCTCTGCTGGAGACCCTTTACATGCTCAAG gAGAAAGGGACGAGCCACAGTTTGCTCTCTGTGCCACGCTCCGCCTTCGCTCGCCTCAACCAGCTGGCCCATCAGCTGGCCTTCGACTCTGTCTTCCTTCGCATCAAGCAGCAGCTCCTCTTGGGGGCCAAGATGGAG AGCTGGAGTGCAAGTAGCGCGGGGGAGATCCTCACTGATGACCTACCCGGCTTCAGCCTGACACCCCTGGAATATATCAGCAAC atTGGCCAGTACATCATGTCCCTCCCTCTTCACCTGGAGCCTTTTGTGACCCAGGAGGACCCGGCGCTGGAACTCGCATTGCATGCTGGGAAGCTGCCCTTCCCTCCAGAACCAG GCGATGAGGTCCCTGAGCTGGACAACATGGCAGACTATTGGCTGGGCGCTCTTGCCAGGGCCACAATGCAGACGTACTGCGAGGTCATCCTACAGATCCCTGAGCTCACCCCACACTCCACCAAGCAGCTGGCCACGGACATCG AGTATTTAATCAACGTGATGGATGCTTTGGGCCTTCAGCCTTCCAAGGCCCTGCAGGACACTGTGGCCCTCCTGAAGACCAAGCCGGAAGATTACAAGCAGGCGGCCAGGAACTTTCCCCGCCGCCTGGCTGGCAAAATCGCTGCCATGAGGCACCTGGATTGTTGA
- the COG7 gene encoding conserved oligomeric Golgi complex subunit 7 isoform X2, translating into MQLAVDSLQEADKWTTLSADIEETFKTQDVSLISNKLTSMQNSLAVLVDTPDYSEKCVHLEALKNRLEALASPQIVSAFSTQSVDQARLFVKVFTEIDRMPQLLAYYYKCHKVQLVAAWQDLCQSDLLLDRQLTELYEALLGMWHSQLQWTTQVFQNPHQVVTVLLLQVLGALTPSVPTCLSADMDRCGPESKLSRLLELYGTTVYFAHGLEVAMLPSLRACNLVKVAELVDAVFGPYKPFQLQYRALEEENLLIQMSAIPLEHGEVMDCVQELSHSVNRLFGLALVAVDNCLTLTDGLGVGGLLTALQALFNKYASDFSNTLQSVRKKCQLDDIPSDSLFQEDWTAFQNAVRIITACGELLRQCRDLEQQLANRILSAAGKFLSESYRPCSLSGFQDPGPERQSHTKNPWQEYCYLQQESPAEYAALLETLYMLKEKGTSHSLLSVPRSAFARLNQLAHQLAFDSVFLRIKQQLLLGAKMESWSASSAGEILTDDLPGFSLTPLEYISNIGQYIMSLPLHLEPFVTQEDPALELALHAGKLPFPPEPGDEVPELDNMADYWLGALARATMQTYCEVILQIPELTPHSTKQLATDIEYLINVMDALGLQPSKALQDTVALLKTKPEDYKQAARNFPRRLAGKIAAMRHLDC; encoded by the exons ATGCAGCTAGCTGTTGACTCCCTCCAGGAAGCAGACAAGTGGACCACCCTCAGTGCAGACATCGAAGAGACATTTAAAACACAG GATGTGTCTCTGATCTCTAACAAGCTGACCAGCATGCAGAACAGTCTGGCTGTGCTGGTAGACACGCCGGACTATTCAGAGAAGTGTGTGCACCTGGAGGCACTCAAGAACCGCCTGGAGGCCTTGGCCAGCCCACAGATCGTCTCTGCTTTCAGCACTCAGTCTGTGG ATCAGGCCCGGCTGTTTGTGAAAGTCTTCACGGAAATTGACCGAATGCCCCAGCTGCTGGCCTACTACTACAAGTGCCACAAG GTGCAGTTGGTGGCAGCATGGCAGGATCTGTGCCAGTCAGACCTCCTCCTGGATCGGCAGTTGACCGAGCTCTATGAGGCGCTGCTGGGGATGTGGCACTCACAGCTGCAGTGGACCACACAG GTTTTCCAGAACCCCCACCAGGTCGTGACTGTCCTACTGCTCCAGGTGCTGGGCGCCCTGACACCCTCCGTCCCCACCTGCCTCAGTGCCGACATGGACCGGTGTGGCCCGGAAAGCAAGCTGAGTCGACTCCTGGAGCTGTACGGCACCACTGTCTACTTTGCCCACGGGCTGGAGGTTGCCATGCTGCCCAGTCTGA GGGCGTGTAACTTGGTGAAGGTGGCCGAACTGGTGGACGCCGTCTTCGGCCCTTACAAGCCCTTCCAGCTGCAGTACCGGGCCTTGGAGGAGGAGAATCTGCTCATCCAGATGAGTGCCATCCCTCTG GAACACGGGGAAGTGATGGACTGTGTCCAAGAGCTCAGCCATTCCGTGAACAGGCTCTTTGGCTTGGCCTTGGTGGCTGTGGACAACTGTCTCACGCTGACTGACGGGCTGGGCGTGGGTGGGCTCCTCACTGCCCTGCAGGCTCTTTTCAACAA ATACGCCTCGGACTTCAGCAACACCCTGCAGTCAGTCAGGAAGAAATGCCAGTTGGATGACATCCCTTCTGATTCCCTCTTCCAGGAAGACTGGACCGCTTTTCAGAATGCAGTTCG AATAATTACCGCCTGTGGGGAGCTCCTGCGGCAGTGCAGAGACCTTGAGCAGCAACTGGCAAACAG GATCCTCTCCGCAGCAGGGAAGTTCCTCTCAGAGTCCTACCGTCCCTGCAGCCTGAGTGGCTTCCAGGATCCtggcccagagaggcagagccacACCAAGAACCCCTGGCAGGAATACTGCTACCTGCAGCAGGAGAGCCCAGCGGAGTACGCCGCTCTGCTGGAGACCCTTTACATGCTCAAG gAGAAAGGGACGAGCCACAGTTTGCTCTCTGTGCCACGCTCCGCCTTCGCTCGCCTCAACCAGCTGGCCCATCAGCTGGCCTTCGACTCTGTCTTCCTTCGCATCAAGCAGCAGCTCCTCTTGGGGGCCAAGATGGAG AGCTGGAGTGCAAGTAGCGCGGGGGAGATCCTCACTGATGACCTACCCGGCTTCAGCCTGACACCCCTGGAATATATCAGCAAC atTGGCCAGTACATCATGTCCCTCCCTCTTCACCTGGAGCCTTTTGTGACCCAGGAGGACCCGGCGCTGGAACTCGCATTGCATGCTGGGAAGCTGCCCTTCCCTCCAGAACCAG GCGATGAGGTCCCTGAGCTGGACAACATGGCAGACTATTGGCTGGGCGCTCTTGCCAGGGCCACAATGCAGACGTACTGCGAGGTCATCCTACAGATCCCTGAGCTCACCCCACACTCCACCAAGCAGCTGGCCACGGACATCG AGTATTTAATCAACGTGATGGATGCTTTGGGCCTTCAGCCTTCCAAGGCCCTGCAGGACACTGTGGCCCTCCTGAAGACCAAGCCGGAAGATTACAAGCAGGCGGCCAGGAACTTTCCCCGCCGCCTGGCTGGCAAAATCGCTGCCATGAGGCACCTGGATTGTTGA